A window of the Candidatus Nitrosotalea okcheonensis genome harbors these coding sequences:
- a CDS encoding cupin domain-containing protein: MDRTFDFHGTLVTIKSMTCETGGIYTILYAVHPPNTGPALHVHPRGSECFYIVKGGYKFILGNKLIDVTPGDLVVVPTNTPHKFTVGNDGGEVLIISSPDLENYFSQVSSLLRTGTVTCEMESQIAQKYGQVFLESTNHWK; this comes from the coding sequence ATGGATAGAACATTTGACTTTCATGGTACACTTGTGACAATCAAGTCTATGACTTGTGAGACCGGCGGTATCTATACAATACTTTATGCAGTTCATCCTCCAAATACGGGACCTGCACTACATGTGCATCCTAGAGGCAGTGAGTGTTTCTACATTGTCAAAGGTGGATACAAGTTTATACTTGGAAACAAGTTGATTGATGTTACACCTGGTGATCTGGTTGTTGTGCCAACAAACACTCCTCATAAATTCACTGTAGGAAATGATGGTGGAGAAGTACTGATAATCAGCTCTCCTGATTTGGAAAATTATTTTTCTCAAGTAAGCAGTCTGCTGCGAACAGGTACTGTTACATGTGAAATGGAATCCCAAATAGCACAGAAGTATGGACAAGTTTTCCTAGAAAGTACAAATCACTGGAAGTAG
- a CDS encoding beta strand repeat-containing protein: MDLKILLFVSIVAVMVFPQYAFSAEPDSNSSDTIISNSTISNSTNSTIVPKPNIVIDSTSSKVISNPSTSSQGSPISLTVKVMDTSNLPTTPTGSVTWSDGNLGGTFSPSSCTISSGNCTVSYAPPANHAGTITVTSNYGGDTTHSASTGTFALTVTTIHSVTTTITSTTSSNSKVQFTATLVDTSNPQIAPTGSVTWSDGNLGGTFSQSSCILSSGSCTVSYTPIANYGSNILITTSYESDGTFSTSTGTFTLMVHPLPSTTLTVTPSTATVNRGSQVRFTATVVDVSKLTTVQTGSVTWSDGNLGGTFSPSSCTLSSGSCTVSYTPTTTSNLVTVTGRYATNNEYSGSAGTSILTITSLADTTTKVTPSTATINQGSQIQFTAIVTGASRSQIVPTGSVTWSDGNLGGTFSPSSCTLSSGSCTVSYTAPLNYGGTITIATNYNGDVAHSGSTGTSTLALDVLHNTITTVTPNTATVAQGSKVQFTATLADVSISSIVTGNVSWSDGNAGGSFDTASCTLSSNACTVFYTPSASSTNAVTITATYAGDSAHSGSFGTAQSTIIILPHSLLLSTDQSYYAYGDVVTLSVNLPGQSLQSIAVGVSNPSGDNIISRTITTDENGTGSLQFKIPNTYQTGVYRDIVNTNVDGRNYTNSTEFNVIKSRGVSIDSVQITNQQGNPVSVLPQGQNGFVKVSLSSGEKMPALLTLNLFDANQSSLGTTSIKSILNPGTSQMTLSFFIPSNVQVGVANVFTDVYSDWPTNGGTPLTAESCLAADLQDVSTLPASYVSFVPHACTTSASKVPGAGNVLSTAMTNNQAEITLGVVIQNDSMTFMSPTQAHLLALAYQNNTGQNMIHNSIGTVNVSLNSLGTNGTSIGTIGNATRIGPAQFTTLAGPNIQNNPVALKILQEIQASKRQVANILGNQTAAQLDQQLILQQRQSAASQLKQDLSALAVASASTTPDAAYVHFLTTVTDNRTQSVFQNEFNFMKQRIAVANTAMQSVINGGGSLDQALVTFNKYATVNHVQMVSLNNELNVAYGLANSKIQSCFNNAGQLTVVNGVNPCIANIANNSTGPTGISIVSVQPTDQQGNPVSLINRGQTGYVKVVIDSNASTQSLITVNIFDSNVSSLGTASAQYALSPGQSEVILPYYVPAQSGTGLASVYANVFTDWPNKGGTSQSNELSYFVGLS, translated from the coding sequence ATGGATCTAAAGATTTTACTCTTCGTCTCCATCGTTGCGGTGATGGTTTTTCCTCAATATGCTTTTTCCGCCGAACCTGACTCGAACAGTTCTGATACTATAATATCTAATTCTACAATATCTAATTCTACCAATTCCACCATTGTGCCCAAACCAAATATTGTAATTGATTCTACATCAAGTAAAGTTATATCAAATCCTAGCACCTCAAGTCAAGGTTCCCCCATATCGTTAACTGTGAAAGTCATGGACACATCAAACTTGCCAACTACTCCTACAGGTTCTGTAACCTGGAGTGACGGCAACCTTGGCGGTACATTTAGTCCATCTTCGTGTACCATCTCATCCGGCAATTGTACCGTCTCATATGCGCCTCCGGCAAATCATGCTGGTACGATAACAGTAACCTCGAATTATGGCGGGGATACAACGCATTCTGCCAGCACTGGCACATTTGCCTTGACTGTGACGACAATTCATAGTGTCACCACTACCATAACCTCTACCACCAGCTCAAATTCTAAAGTACAATTTACCGCAACGCTTGTTGATACGTCCAACCCTCAAATTGCCCCTACAGGTTCTGTAACCTGGAGTGACGGCAACCTTGGCGGTACATTCAGCCAATCATCATGTATTCTTTCATCCGGCAGTTGTACCGTATCATATACTCCTATTGCAAATTATGGAAGCAACATACTGATAACCACTAGTTATGAAAGTGATGGAACGTTTTCCACCAGCACTGGAACATTCACTCTGATGGTACACCCTCTGCCCAGTACTACTCTTACAGTAACACCAAGTACTGCTACTGTGAACCGCGGATCTCAGGTACGGTTTACTGCTACAGTAGTGGATGTTTCTAAATTGACAACAGTTCAAACTGGCTCTGTAACCTGGAGTGACGGCAACCTTGGCGGTACATTTAGTCCATCTTCGTGTACCCTTTCATCCGGCAGTTGTACAGTATCATATACTCCTACAACTACATCAAACCTAGTAACAGTTACCGGTAGATATGCTACAAATAATGAATATTCTGGCAGTGCTGGTACCTCTATTCTAACAATAACTTCTCTAGCTGATACTACAACAAAAGTCACACCAAGCACTGCTACTATAAATCAAGGATCTCAGATACAGTTTACGGCAATTGTGACTGGTGCATCTAGATCACAAATTGTCCCTACAGGTTCTGTAACCTGGAGTGACGGCAACCTTGGCGGTACATTTAGTCCATCTTCGTGTACCCTCTCATCCGGCAGTTGTACCGTATCATATACAGCACCACTCAATTATGGCGGTACGATAACAATCGCTACTAATTATAATGGAGATGTCGCACACTCTGGCAGCACTGGCACATCTACTTTGGCGCTAGATGTACTGCATAATACCATAACCACTGTTACACCTAATACTGCTACCGTGGCACAGGGATCGAAGGTACAATTTACTGCAACACTTGCAGATGTTTCCATCTCATCAATTGTAACTGGGAACGTGTCATGGAGTGATGGCAACGCAGGGGGTTCATTTGACACTGCCTCATGCACGCTTTCATCTAATGCATGCACTGTATTTTATACACCATCTGCGTCTTCTACAAATGCAGTTACAATCACTGCTACGTATGCAGGAGATAGTGCACACTCTGGTAGTTTTGGTACCGCACAATCTACGATAATCATACTTCCACATTCACTCTTGTTGAGCACTGATCAGTCATACTATGCATACGGTGATGTAGTCACACTCTCTGTAAATCTTCCAGGCCAAAGCTTACAAAGTATTGCAGTTGGGGTGTCAAATCCAAGTGGTGACAATATTATATCCAGGACTATAACTACTGATGAAAACGGTACTGGCTCTTTACAATTCAAGATACCGAATACATATCAAACTGGCGTCTATCGAGATATTGTGAATACAAATGTTGATGGTAGAAACTATACTAATTCAACCGAGTTTAACGTAATAAAATCACGCGGCGTTTCTATTGACTCGGTACAAATCACAAATCAACAAGGAAATCCAGTTTCAGTTCTGCCACAGGGCCAAAATGGATTTGTCAAAGTTTCACTCTCATCGGGAGAAAAAATGCCGGCCCTCTTGACACTCAATCTATTTGATGCAAACCAAAGTAGTCTTGGTACCACATCTATCAAGTCCATCTTAAACCCGGGAACATCTCAAATGACTCTGTCGTTTTTCATACCCTCGAATGTACAGGTGGGAGTAGCAAATGTCTTCACTGATGTGTATTCGGACTGGCCAACTAATGGTGGAACGCCGCTCACTGCAGAGTCTTGTCTTGCAGCAGACCTTCAGGATGTGTCAACACTTCCTGCCTCATACGTTTCATTCGTACCGCATGCATGCACAACTTCTGCCAGCAAGGTGCCTGGAGCTGGAAACGTATTATCCACTGCAATGACAAATAACCAAGCTGAAATTACACTTGGAGTCGTGATTCAAAATGACTCTATGACATTTATGAGTCCTACACAGGCTCATCTTCTTGCACTCGCGTATCAAAATAACACTGGCCAAAATATGATCCACAATTCCATAGGAACAGTAAATGTGAGTCTTAACAGTCTTGGTACTAATGGAACAAGTATCGGAACTATTGGTAATGCTACCAGAATCGGACCTGCACAATTTACAACCTTGGCAGGTCCTAATATTCAAAATAATCCCGTGGCACTGAAAATTTTACAAGAAATCCAAGCATCAAAGAGGCAAGTGGCAAATATACTGGGGAACCAGACAGCAGCACAACTTGATCAGCAGTTGATACTGCAGCAGCGACAGTCTGCTGCCAGTCAACTCAAACAAGACTTATCTGCACTTGCAGTGGCAAGTGCATCCACCACACCCGATGCAGCATATGTCCACTTTCTTACAACCGTGACTGACAACAGGACTCAATCTGTATTTCAAAATGAGTTTAATTTCATGAAACAAAGAATTGCAGTTGCAAATACTGCAATGCAGTCTGTTATTAATGGCGGTGGAAGTCTAGACCAAGCACTTGTCACCTTTAACAAATATGCCACCGTAAACCACGTTCAAATGGTCAGCCTTAACAATGAACTAAATGTTGCATATGGTCTTGCAAACAGCAAAATTCAGTCTTGTTTTAACAATGCGGGACAACTAACGGTCGTAAATGGAGTGAATCCATGTATTGCAAATATTGCAAACAATTCTACCGGACCGACTGGAATCTCAATAGTATCGGTACAACCAACCGACCAGCAAGGAAACCCAGTATCTTTAATCAATAGAGGACAGACAGGATACGTAAAAGTTGTAATTGATTCCAACGCGAGTACACAATCTCTCATAACAGTAAACATCTTTGATTCCAATGTGAGCAGTCTTGGTACTGCATCTGCCCAGTATGCGCTAAGCCCGGGACAATCTGAAGTAATTCTGCCTTATTATGTTCCAGCCCAATCAGGAACTGGACTTGCAAGTGTTTATGCAAATGTATTTACTGACTGGCCAAACAAAGGAGGAACATCACAATCAAATGAATTATCATACTTTGTCGGTCTTTCATGA
- a CDS encoding ArnT family glycosyltransferase, which translates to MSEKFKQIRAIYILAIILTLSGFTHLWNTVGFPDIFYDEGVYMERAMHVLNGLGPQDRYFYDHPYFGQIFLAALFGLVGFPNSLHPSTDPHFIASLYFVPRLVMGLLAVLDTFLVYQIADTKYGKKIALASSLLFAVMPFTWILRRILLDSILLPFLLTSILFALKTKDSKNKYMLASLSGICLGIAIFTKIPVFTMIPLIAGLVYFNTGRNIKTLVFLLIPIFLIPLIWPLQAIGTQQFDVWMRDVIGQTQRQSFGLPYISLVFFKLDPVLFVLGIAGTVFTIIRRNFFILFWFIPFVIFLLMIGYNQYFYWIPILPVFCISASILTMNVLERLSKRNQNKVLSPVVFLGLVMFGLASTILVISVNVTNSEFQTTSFILQNVHDTDTTVLASPTYAWILHYVFHRENIPNDYSFVLFNHLQTRKILLVADPHFFIDLGRGKQLQQLYNDSKTIATFDEDLSKYDMSTYPYSNIKMNVDGENIQVKMK; encoded by the coding sequence TTGAGTGAAAAATTCAAACAAATTAGAGCTATATACATACTAGCAATAATACTGACACTGTCTGGTTTTACGCACCTTTGGAACACTGTGGGATTTCCAGATATTTTCTATGATGAGGGAGTATACATGGAAAGGGCAATGCATGTGCTAAATGGTCTTGGCCCACAAGACCGGTATTTTTATGATCATCCTTATTTTGGCCAAATTTTTCTTGCTGCTCTTTTTGGCCTAGTAGGATTTCCAAATTCATTACATCCTTCAACCGACCCGCATTTCATTGCATCACTTTATTTTGTACCCCGACTTGTCATGGGGTTGCTAGCAGTTCTGGATACTTTTCTTGTTTACCAAATTGCCGATACAAAATATGGGAAAAAAATAGCGCTAGCTTCCTCTCTCTTGTTTGCAGTGATGCCGTTTACTTGGATACTGAGAAGAATACTTTTGGATTCTATATTGCTGCCGTTCCTGCTGACATCTATACTGTTTGCACTCAAAACCAAAGATTCTAAAAACAAGTACATGTTGGCATCTCTTTCAGGAATTTGTCTTGGCATTGCAATATTCACAAAGATTCCAGTCTTTACAATGATTCCATTGATTGCAGGTCTTGTATATTTCAATACTGGGAGGAACATCAAGACTCTTGTGTTTCTATTGATTCCAATATTTTTGATACCTCTCATATGGCCACTTCAGGCAATAGGTACACAACAGTTTGATGTGTGGATGAGAGATGTCATAGGGCAGACACAAAGGCAAAGTTTTGGATTGCCATACATCTCACTAGTTTTTTTCAAGCTTGATCCAGTTCTATTTGTTCTCGGAATAGCTGGAACTGTATTTACAATTATACGGAGAAACTTTTTTATCTTGTTTTGGTTTATCCCATTTGTAATATTCCTGCTCATGATTGGTTACAATCAGTATTTTTACTGGATTCCAATACTTCCAGTATTTTGCATATCTGCATCAATACTAACCATGAATGTCTTGGAACGTCTCAGTAAGAGAAATCAAAACAAAGTCTTATCTCCTGTTGTATTTTTAGGGCTTGTTATGTTTGGATTGGCAAGTACCATTCTAGTTATCAGTGTAAACGTGACAAACTCTGAATTCCAGACCACATCATTTATTCTACAAAATGTACATGATACTGATACTACAGTACTTGCAAGTCCCACATATGCATGGATTTTACATTATGTATTTCATAGAGAAAACATACCCAACGATTATTCGTTTGTATTATTCAATCATCTCCAGACCAGGAAAATACTTCTTGTGGCTGATCCTCATTTTTTTATAGATCTCGGAAGGGGAAAACAATTGCAACAACTCTATAATGATTCTAAAACAATAGCTACATTTGATGAGGATCTATCAAAATATGACATGTCCACATATCCCTATTCTAACATAAAGATGAATGTTGATGGAGAGAACATCCAAGTCAAAATGAAATGA